The proteins below are encoded in one region of Syntrophotalea carbinolica DSM 2380:
- a CDS encoding NAD-dependent succinate-semialdehyde dehydrogenase — protein sequence MSMVSMNPATGEVNETFEVYDTAKISEIIDRVHGAWLDWRHVCFEERSARLLAVAQRLRTRSEELARMMTLEMGKPVAEARGEIEKCAWVCEYYAQQAPAMLADQPVASDASRSFVAFRPLGVVLAVMPWNFPFWQVFRFAAPALMAGNTALLKHSSNVPRCALVIEELFAEAGFPPDVFRTLLIGSGAVDKVIEHAHVRAVTLTGSEPAGRKVAAKAGQMLKKTVLELGGSDPFIVTSGAGLEQAAQVGARSRCLNSGQSCIAAKRFIVCDEIYEEFLGLLKAAMDGLVVGDPLDDATQVGPQARGDLRDELHQQVQASLAAGARLVTGGKALDRAGFYYAPTILADVVPGMPAYDEELFGPVASVIRVADSEQAVAVANDTPYGLGASVWDRDTTRGRALAERIEAGAVFVNGMVKSDPRLPFGGIKASGYGRELSHYGLMEFVNVQTVWIA from the coding sequence ATGAGCATGGTTTCCATGAATCCCGCCACTGGCGAAGTGAACGAGACATTCGAAGTATACGATACCGCCAAGATCAGCGAAATTATCGACCGGGTGCACGGCGCCTGGCTGGACTGGCGGCATGTCTGTTTTGAGGAACGCAGCGCGCGGCTTCTTGCCGTGGCGCAACGGTTGCGCACCCGCTCCGAAGAACTGGCGCGTATGATGACGCTGGAGATGGGCAAGCCGGTTGCCGAAGCTCGGGGAGAGATCGAGAAGTGCGCATGGGTCTGCGAATACTATGCGCAGCAGGCACCTGCCATGCTGGCCGATCAGCCTGTAGCCAGTGATGCATCCCGGTCTTTCGTGGCGTTTCGCCCTCTGGGGGTGGTGTTGGCGGTGATGCCCTGGAATTTTCCTTTTTGGCAGGTCTTCCGTTTTGCGGCCCCGGCCTTAATGGCCGGCAACACGGCCTTGCTGAAGCATTCCTCCAACGTGCCGCGCTGCGCGCTGGTCATCGAGGAGCTGTTTGCCGAAGCGGGGTTCCCGCCCGACGTGTTCCGGACTCTGCTGATCGGTTCCGGTGCCGTTGATAAGGTGATCGAGCATGCCCATGTGCGGGCTGTGACCCTTACCGGCAGCGAACCGGCCGGTCGTAAAGTGGCTGCCAAGGCAGGCCAAATGCTCAAAAAAACCGTGCTGGAACTGGGTGGCAGCGACCCCTTTATCGTCACCTCCGGTGCCGGCCTGGAGCAGGCCGCGCAGGTCGGAGCGCGCTCCCGCTGCCTGAATTCCGGCCAGAGCTGTATTGCCGCCAAACGTTTTATCGTATGTGATGAGATTTACGAAGAGTTTTTGGGGTTGTTGAAAGCCGCTATGGACGGTCTGGTTGTCGGCGATCCGCTGGATGACGCTACGCAGGTCGGTCCCCAGGCCCGGGGAGACCTGCGTGACGAATTGCATCAGCAGGTGCAAGCCTCTTTGGCCGCAGGTGCGCGTCTGGTGACCGGCGGCAAGGCTCTGGATCGAGCAGGGTTTTACTATGCGCCCACCATTCTGGCCGATGTCGTGCCAGGGATGCCGGCCTATGACGAGGAATTGTTCGGGCCGGTGGCTTCGGTTATCCGGGTTGCCGACAGCGAGCAGGCCGTCGCGGTGGCGAACGATACCCCGTATGGCCTTGGGGCTTCCGTCTGGGATCGCGATACCACACGGGGCCGGGCCCTGGCGGAACGCATCGAAGCCGGGGCGGTTTTCGTCAATGGCATGGTCAAGAGCGATCCGCGCCTGCCGTTCGGAGGGATCAAGGCGTCGGGCTATGGGCGCGAGCTGTCCCATTACGGTTTGATGGAGTTCGTGAATGTTCAGACCGTGTGGATTGCCTGA
- a CDS encoding L,D-transpeptidase family protein, translating to MACFRNWIVVFVLALFSLGSVAFAQSPEEDAQKPLTVANQLREMIEPFVSSGGGAAPVLQMEGLQVQLHKDLISFYRQRGYRPAWFHDGRVTPVAQQWIARVQGVAAEGLRPADYHVATLATCLELAHLSQSYGVQCDPTGLALLDLLLSDSFLKFVSHLINGRVDPVQLYAAEWQSAVSAIDAVGVLHQVLRKGEVAAVLEEILPYRAGYQRLAVYLAHYRQLALGGGWPVLADGPPVRPGDRDARLPALRRFLVLVGDLESSRQSSGWRMDAVTVAALKRFQVRHGLRADGVLGKDTLAQINVPVGRRIEQLGLNLERERWPKQDAGDRYLQVDITDFTLTLVDGGREIMRMPVVVGTSFRRTPVFSALMTYLVFAPYWTVPPTILEQDKLPVIKANPDYLDSHHYEIVAWGKDPNRTIDAASIDWKTITAKSFPGMLRQKPGPWNPLGKVKFMFPNAYHVYLHDTPAQYLFAKQQRTFSSGCIRIARPLELAIYLLDGQKGWDSERIKKEMAASKPYTVRLKNPIPVHILYRTAWVDVQGRLQFRNDVYERDQELQAALKQRPESSGQMAEVTMQVGGEAADRPSESESGLVR from the coding sequence TTGGCATGTTTTCGAAACTGGATCGTGGTGTTCGTGCTGGCGCTGTTTTCCCTCGGCTCGGTGGCTTTTGCGCAAAGCCCGGAGGAGGACGCTCAGAAACCCCTTACCGTCGCGAACCAGTTGCGAGAGATGATCGAGCCTTTTGTCAGCAGTGGTGGGGGTGCCGCTCCGGTTCTGCAGATGGAAGGGCTGCAGGTCCAGCTGCATAAAGATCTGATTTCTTTTTATCGCCAGCGTGGTTATCGCCCTGCCTGGTTTCATGACGGACGTGTTACCCCTGTGGCCCAGCAATGGATTGCGCGTGTGCAGGGTGTGGCCGCCGAAGGCTTGCGACCGGCGGATTATCATGTTGCCACCCTGGCTACCTGCCTGGAATTGGCGCATCTTTCCCAGAGCTACGGAGTACAATGCGATCCGACCGGCCTGGCCTTGCTCGACCTGTTGCTTAGCGACAGTTTTTTAAAATTCGTATCCCACCTGATAAACGGAAGGGTCGATCCCGTTCAGCTCTATGCTGCCGAGTGGCAGTCTGCCGTCTCCGCTATCGATGCCGTTGGTGTTTTGCACCAGGTACTGCGGAAGGGCGAGGTGGCCGCGGTTTTGGAGGAGATTCTGCCTTACCGGGCCGGATATCAGAGGCTGGCGGTCTACCTGGCTCATTATCGCCAGTTGGCTCTTGGCGGGGGATGGCCGGTTCTGGCGGATGGACCACCGGTAAGGCCTGGTGATCGCGACGCCCGTCTGCCGGCCTTGAGGCGCTTTCTGGTGCTGGTCGGCGACTTGGAATCATCCAGGCAGTCGTCGGGGTGGCGGATGGACGCGGTGACCGTGGCGGCTTTGAAACGTTTTCAGGTTCGGCACGGTTTGCGTGCGGACGGCGTACTGGGCAAGGATACGCTGGCGCAGATCAATGTTCCGGTTGGCCGGCGGATAGAGCAGCTTGGTCTTAACCTCGAGCGAGAGCGCTGGCCGAAGCAGGATGCGGGCGATCGCTATCTACAGGTCGATATTACCGATTTTACTTTGACGTTGGTCGACGGTGGGCGTGAAATCATGCGCATGCCGGTGGTGGTCGGTACCTCCTTTCGCCGTACTCCGGTGTTTTCTGCACTAATGACCTATCTGGTTTTTGCGCCATACTGGACGGTTCCCCCCACCATACTCGAGCAGGATAAATTGCCGGTAATCAAAGCCAATCCCGATTATCTCGACTCCCATCATTATGAAATCGTGGCTTGGGGGAAGGATCCGAATCGTACTATCGATGCGGCATCCATCGATTGGAAGACGATAACGGCAAAGAGCTTTCCTGGTATGTTAAGGCAGAAACCGGGTCCCTGGAATCCTCTGGGGAAAGTGAAGTTCATGTTCCCCAATGCGTACCATGTCTATCTGCACGATACCCCGGCCCAGTATCTTTTTGCCAAACAGCAGCGCACCTTCAGTTCCGGTTGTATCCGCATAGCCAGACCTCTGGAGCTTGCCATTTATCTGCTTGACGGGCAAAAGGGGTGGGACTCGGAACGCATAAAAAAGGAAATGGCCGCTTCCAAACCCTACACGGTCCGACTCAAAAATCCCATTCCCGTGCACATTCTGTATCGCACAGCCTGGGTCGATGTGCAGGGCCGATTGCAGTTTCGTAACGATGTCTATGAGCGGGATCAGGAGTTGCAGGCAGCCTTGAAGCAGCGCCCGGAGTCCTCCGGGCAGATGGCCGAGGTGACGATGCAGGTGGGCGGCGAAGCCGCGGACAGGCCTTCGGAGTCTGAGTCGGGCCTTGTCAGATAA
- a CDS encoding TraB/GumN family protein, producing the protein MSSSQTLQQPSAKEETAASDILRIQLHDKQVVLIGTAHISRDSVDTVRRIIETEQPDAVCVELDQQRYEAIRDPHRWRSLNLIQVLRRGQGAFLLANLALSSFQKRMGMGTGVKPGEELAAAAEEAEQRDLHLSLIDRNIRTTLLRAWRRTGLWKKLQLFSALVAGMFDNSSMDEEQLAELRQQDTLSALLEEMGDNLPELKTVLVDERDRYMAYHIAQTPGHKIVAVVGAAHVPGIRKNLPCSMTEKDIQDISRIPEKSLLSKSIPWLIPSMVVALFVAGFFLGDRARLADAATAWFLANGVLSALGAIIALGHPLTVITAFIAAPFTSLNPTIGAGFVTGLVQACLAAPTVQDLETVGDDLATLRGWWGNRLTRVLLVFLFSNLGSTAGTFMAFHWLKDLI; encoded by the coding sequence ATGTCCTCCAGCCAGACTCTCCAGCAGCCATCGGCAAAAGAAGAAACCGCCGCTTCCGATATCTTGCGTATCCAGCTTCACGACAAACAGGTGGTTCTCATCGGCACCGCCCATATTTCACGGGATTCCGTCGACACGGTCCGTCGCATCATCGAAACGGAACAGCCGGACGCCGTCTGTGTCGAGCTCGACCAGCAACGTTACGAAGCGATTCGCGACCCCCACCGCTGGCGCTCTTTGAACCTCATCCAGGTACTGCGTCGTGGACAGGGGGCCTTTTTGTTGGCCAACCTGGCGCTGTCGTCGTTCCAGAAGCGCATGGGCATGGGAACCGGTGTGAAGCCGGGCGAAGAACTGGCTGCAGCAGCCGAGGAAGCCGAGCAGCGTGATCTGCATCTGAGCCTCATTGACCGCAACATCCGCACCACCTTGCTGCGCGCCTGGCGTCGCACCGGTCTCTGGAAAAAACTCCAACTGTTTTCGGCTCTGGTGGCGGGCATGTTTGACAACAGCAGTATGGATGAAGAACAACTCGCGGAGCTGCGCCAGCAGGATACGCTTTCCGCTCTGTTGGAGGAGATGGGGGATAATCTTCCGGAATTAAAAACGGTCCTGGTGGACGAACGGGATCGTTACATGGCCTACCATATTGCCCAGACCCCCGGGCACAAGATCGTTGCGGTGGTCGGAGCGGCGCATGTCCCGGGCATTCGGAAAAACCTGCCTTGCTCCATGACCGAAAAAGATATTCAGGACATCAGCCGGATTCCTGAAAAATCCCTTTTATCCAAATCGATTCCCTGGCTGATACCTTCCATGGTCGTGGCGCTGTTTGTCGCGGGATTCTTTCTCGGAGATCGGGCGCGTCTGGCCGATGCGGCAACAGCCTGGTTCCTGGCCAACGGCGTACTGTCCGCCCTGGGGGCCATCATCGCCCTGGGGCACCCTTTGACCGTGATCACCGCCTTTATCGCCGCGCCCTTCACTTCTCTTAATCCGACCATCGGTGCCGGCTTTGTCACCGGCCTTGTTCAGGCATGCCTGGCCGCCCCTACCGTACAGGACCTGGAAACCGTCGGCGACGACCTGGCCACCCTGCGCGGCTGGTGGGGAAACCGCCTTACCCGGGTTCTGCTGGTCTTCTTGTTTTCCAATCTGGGCTCGACTGCCGGTACCTTTATGGCCTTCCACTGGCTCAAGGATCTTATCTGA